A section of the Salmo salar chromosome ssa05, Ssal_v3.1, whole genome shotgun sequence genome encodes:
- the LOC106604483 gene encoding B-cell linker protein isoform X4, producing the protein MTKQKYGRYSNMEEDEYHVPDNHEEEFLVHILPARAPGSDRDYADRDISRSSYAQSISSTSSGSPIIPPRHPIRGLPCTSPGNTGPSVNRQLKPGKPRRNQLDERAQVMEPTQQNMLLPPRSPPSLPKDLMNKLSGLDLQRPCRREQRRQQNVDCNTPSISNCLRREQTIQRYSLDLESHLNTDIRSQQRHNTPEESSVKRQQHHEWPQTKDDVEQHDFVPKERPCQTYNEQDWYIGACDRAEAEHALHLVNKDGAFLVRNCSRNTKSEPFVLAVFHDKRVFNVKIRFIDSTSKYVLGTGESANDMFDSVADIVRFHSIFPVVLINGRNQLANRYQGNCVLTYPITKEVVKQLLE; encoded by the exons ATGACCAAACAGAAATATGGTCGCTATAGCAACATGGAGGAGGATGAGTATCATGTCCCTGATAACCATGAAGAAGAGTTCTTGGTGCACATCCTTCCTGCCAGAGCCCCTGGGTCAGACAGAGACTATGCAG ATAGGGACATTTCCAGATCCTCCTACGCTCAGAGTATCAGCTCCACTTCAAGT GGCAGCCCTATCATACCCCCACGGCATCCCATAAGAGGCCTCCCTTGTACTTCTCCAG GAAATACCGGACCTTCTGTCAACCGCCAACTGAAGCCCGGAAAACCAAGGAGGAACCAGTTAG ATGAGAGAGCACAAGTCATGGAGCCTACACAACAG AACATGCTACTCCCACCAAG GTCCCCACCATCCTTACCTAAGGACCTAATGAACAAGCTGTCTGGGCTGGACCTCCAGAGGCCCTGCAGGAGAGA acagagaagacaacaaaat GTGGACTGCAATACACCCTCAATTA GTAATTGTTTAAGGAGAGAGCAAACTATCCAAAGATATTCACTGGATCTTGAATCTCATCTCAACACAGACATAAG GTCACAACAAAGGCACAATACCCCAG AAGAGTCGTCAGTGAAGCGCCAACAACACCATGAGTGGCCTCAAACCAAAGATGACGTGGAGCAGCATGACTTTGTCCCCAAGGAAAGACCTTGTCAG ACGTACAATGAACAAGACTGGTACATAGGAGCTTGTGATCGAGCAGAGGCTGAACATGCCTTACACCTGGTGAATAAG GATGGGGCATTTTTGGTGCGGAATTGCTCAAGGAACACGAAGAGCGAACCCTTTGTCTTAGCAGTGTTTCATGACAAGAGAGTTTTCAACGTTAAAATTCGGTTCATTGACAGCACCTCCAAGTATGTCCTTGGGACTGGGGAAAGTGCCAATGAT ATGTTTGATTCTGTGGCAGACATCGTCAGATTCCACTCCATATTCCCTGTAGTCCTGATCAATGGGAGGAACCAATTAGCTAACAGATATCAGGGGAACTGTGTGTTGACATACCCAATCACAAAAGAGGTTGTCAAACAACTGTTGGAATGA
- the LOC106604483 gene encoding B-cell linker protein isoform X2 yields MTKQKYGRYSNMEEDEYHVPDNHEEEFLVHILPARAPGSDRDYADRDISRSSYAQSISSTSSGSPIIPPRHPIRGLPCTSPGNTGPSVNRQLKPGKPRRNQLDERAQVMEPTQQNMLLPPRSPPSLPKDLMNKLSGLDLQRPCRREQRRQQNVDCNTPSISNCLRREQTIQRYSLDLESHLNTDIRSQQRHNTPEESSVKRQQHHEWPQTKDDVEQHDFVPKERPCQTYNEQDWYIGACDRAEAEHALHLVNKDGAFLVRNCSRNTKSEPFVLAVFHDKRVFNVKIRFIDSTSKYVLGTGESANDVSRQMFDSVADIVRFHSIFPVVLINGRNQLANRYQGNCVLTYPITKEVVKQLLE; encoded by the exons ATGACCAAACAGAAATATGGTCGCTATAGCAACATGGAGGAGGATGAGTATCATGTCCCTGATAACCATGAAGAAGAGTTCTTGGTGCACATCCTTCCTGCCAGAGCCCCTGGGTCAGACAGAGACTATGCAG ATAGGGACATTTCCAGATCCTCCTACGCTCAGAGTATCAGCTCCACTTCAAGT GGCAGCCCTATCATACCCCCACGGCATCCCATAAGAGGCCTCCCTTGTACTTCTCCAG GAAATACCGGACCTTCTGTCAACCGCCAACTGAAGCCCGGAAAACCAAGGAGGAACCAGTTAG ATGAGAGAGCACAAGTCATGGAGCCTACACAACAG AACATGCTACTCCCACCAAG GTCCCCACCATCCTTACCTAAGGACCTAATGAACAAGCTGTCTGGGCTGGACCTCCAGAGGCCCTGCAGGAGAGA acagagaagacaacaaaat GTGGACTGCAATACACCCTCAATTA GTAATTGTTTAAGGAGAGAGCAAACTATCCAAAGATATTCACTGGATCTTGAATCTCATCTCAACACAGACATAAG GTCACAACAAAGGCACAATACCCCAG AAGAGTCGTCAGTGAAGCGCCAACAACACCATGAGTGGCCTCAAACCAAAGATGACGTGGAGCAGCATGACTTTGTCCCCAAGGAAAGACCTTGTCAG ACGTACAATGAACAAGACTGGTACATAGGAGCTTGTGATCGAGCAGAGGCTGAACATGCCTTACACCTGGTGAATAAG GATGGGGCATTTTTGGTGCGGAATTGCTCAAGGAACACGAAGAGCGAACCCTTTGTCTTAGCAGTGTTTCATGACAAGAGAGTTTTCAACGTTAAAATTCGGTTCATTGACAGCACCTCCAAGTATGTCCTTGGGACTGGGGAAAGTGCCAATGATGTGAGTAGACAA ATGTTTGATTCTGTGGCAGACATCGTCAGATTCCACTCCATATTCCCTGTAGTCCTGATCAATGGGAGGAACCAATTAGCTAACAGATATCAGGGGAACTGTGTGTTGACATACCCAATCACAAAAGAGGTTGTCAAACAACTGTTGGAATGA
- the LOC106604483 gene encoding cytokine-dependent hematopoietic cell linker isoform X1, which yields MTKQKYGRYSNMEEDEYHVPDNHEEEFLVHILPARAPGSDRDYADRDISRSSYAQSISSTSSGSPIIPPRHPIRGLPCTSPGNTGPSVNRQLKPGKPRRNQLDERAQVMEPTQQNMLLPPRSPPSLPKDLMNKLSGLDLQRPCRRDRQRRQQNVDCNTPSISNCLRREQTIQRYSLDLESHLNTDIRSQQRHNTPEESSVKRQQHHEWPQTKDDVEQHDFVPKERPCQTYNEQDWYIGACDRAEAEHALHLVNKDGAFLVRNCSRNTKSEPFVLAVFHDKRVFNVKIRFIDSTSKYVLGTGESANDVSRQMFDSVADIVRFHSIFPVVLINGRNQLANRYQGNCVLTYPITKEVVKQLLE from the exons ATGACCAAACAGAAATATGGTCGCTATAGCAACATGGAGGAGGATGAGTATCATGTCCCTGATAACCATGAAGAAGAGTTCTTGGTGCACATCCTTCCTGCCAGAGCCCCTGGGTCAGACAGAGACTATGCAG ATAGGGACATTTCCAGATCCTCCTACGCTCAGAGTATCAGCTCCACTTCAAGT GGCAGCCCTATCATACCCCCACGGCATCCCATAAGAGGCCTCCCTTGTACTTCTCCAG GAAATACCGGACCTTCTGTCAACCGCCAACTGAAGCCCGGAAAACCAAGGAGGAACCAGTTAG ATGAGAGAGCACAAGTCATGGAGCCTACACAACAG AACATGCTACTCCCACCAAG GTCCCCACCATCCTTACCTAAGGACCTAATGAACAAGCTGTCTGGGCTGGACCTCCAGAGGCCCTGCAGGAGAGA cagacagagaagacaacaaaat GTGGACTGCAATACACCCTCAATTA GTAATTGTTTAAGGAGAGAGCAAACTATCCAAAGATATTCACTGGATCTTGAATCTCATCTCAACACAGACATAAG GTCACAACAAAGGCACAATACCCCAG AAGAGTCGTCAGTGAAGCGCCAACAACACCATGAGTGGCCTCAAACCAAAGATGACGTGGAGCAGCATGACTTTGTCCCCAAGGAAAGACCTTGTCAG ACGTACAATGAACAAGACTGGTACATAGGAGCTTGTGATCGAGCAGAGGCTGAACATGCCTTACACCTGGTGAATAAG GATGGGGCATTTTTGGTGCGGAATTGCTCAAGGAACACGAAGAGCGAACCCTTTGTCTTAGCAGTGTTTCATGACAAGAGAGTTTTCAACGTTAAAATTCGGTTCATTGACAGCACCTCCAAGTATGTCCTTGGGACTGGGGAAAGTGCCAATGATGTGAGTAGACAA ATGTTTGATTCTGTGGCAGACATCGTCAGATTCCACTCCATATTCCCTGTAGTCCTGATCAATGGGAGGAACCAATTAGCTAACAGATATCAGGGGAACTGTGTGTTGACATACCCAATCACAAAAGAGGTTGTCAAACAACTGTTGGAATGA
- the LOC106604483 gene encoding cytokine-dependent hematopoietic cell linker isoform X3, which translates to MTKQKYGRYSNMEEDEYHVPDNHEEEFLVHILPARAPGSDRDYADRDISRSSYAQSISSTSSGSPIIPPRHPIRGLPCTSPGNTGPSVNRQLKPGKPRRNQLDERAQVMEPTQQNMLLPPRSPPSLPKDLMNKLSGLDLQRPCRRDRQRRQQNVDCNTPSISNCLRREQTIQRYSLDLESHLNTDIRSQQRHNTPEESSVKRQQHHEWPQTKDDVEQHDFVPKERPCQTYNEQDWYIGACDRAEAEHALHLVNKDGAFLVRNCSRNTKSEPFVLAVFHDKRVFNVKIRFIDSTSKYVLGTGESANDMFDSVADIVRFHSIFPVVLINGRNQLANRYQGNCVLTYPITKEVVKQLLE; encoded by the exons ATGACCAAACAGAAATATGGTCGCTATAGCAACATGGAGGAGGATGAGTATCATGTCCCTGATAACCATGAAGAAGAGTTCTTGGTGCACATCCTTCCTGCCAGAGCCCCTGGGTCAGACAGAGACTATGCAG ATAGGGACATTTCCAGATCCTCCTACGCTCAGAGTATCAGCTCCACTTCAAGT GGCAGCCCTATCATACCCCCACGGCATCCCATAAGAGGCCTCCCTTGTACTTCTCCAG GAAATACCGGACCTTCTGTCAACCGCCAACTGAAGCCCGGAAAACCAAGGAGGAACCAGTTAG ATGAGAGAGCACAAGTCATGGAGCCTACACAACAG AACATGCTACTCCCACCAAG GTCCCCACCATCCTTACCTAAGGACCTAATGAACAAGCTGTCTGGGCTGGACCTCCAGAGGCCCTGCAGGAGAGA cagacagagaagacaacaaaat GTGGACTGCAATACACCCTCAATTA GTAATTGTTTAAGGAGAGAGCAAACTATCCAAAGATATTCACTGGATCTTGAATCTCATCTCAACACAGACATAAG GTCACAACAAAGGCACAATACCCCAG AAGAGTCGTCAGTGAAGCGCCAACAACACCATGAGTGGCCTCAAACCAAAGATGACGTGGAGCAGCATGACTTTGTCCCCAAGGAAAGACCTTGTCAG ACGTACAATGAACAAGACTGGTACATAGGAGCTTGTGATCGAGCAGAGGCTGAACATGCCTTACACCTGGTGAATAAG GATGGGGCATTTTTGGTGCGGAATTGCTCAAGGAACACGAAGAGCGAACCCTTTGTCTTAGCAGTGTTTCATGACAAGAGAGTTTTCAACGTTAAAATTCGGTTCATTGACAGCACCTCCAAGTATGTCCTTGGGACTGGGGAAAGTGCCAATGAT ATGTTTGATTCTGTGGCAGACATCGTCAGATTCCACTCCATATTCCCTGTAGTCCTGATCAATGGGAGGAACCAATTAGCTAACAGATATCAGGGGAACTGTGTGTTGACATACCCAATCACAAAAGAGGTTGTCAAACAACTGTTGGAATGA